In the genome of Massilia sp. W12, the window TGCGCGAATATGAAAATATCCCGCCGCTGTATTGCATCCCCGATCAGTTGAATCAAGTCTGGACCAATTTAATCCACAACGCCTTGCAAGCCATGCAAAACCATGGCGTGCTGTGCATCCGCATCGCGCAGGAAGGCGCGGAAGCGCTGGTGGAAATCAGCGACAGCGGCTGTGGCATGTCGCAAGCCGTGATTGAGCGCATTTTCGAGCCGTTTTTCACTACCAAAGCGCCGGGCGAAGGCAGCGGGCTGGGGCTGGATATCGTCAGCCGCATCATCAAACGCCACCGTGGCCGGATTCAGGTGCAAAGCGAGCCGGATGTCGGCTCCACCTTCTTTGTTTATCTGCCGTATCTACAGCAAATCCCTGAAGACGATGAGGAGCATCCATCATGAGCCGCGCTTGGGGCCAGTGGCTATGGCATCTGTGCCGGCTGATTCTGACAGCCGGCTTATGCCTGCGCCCGGCGCTGGCGGTGCCATTTGACGCCAGCCGGCTGGAAATGCACATCGAAGCGCCGGCCCAGTCGCTCACGCCCTGGCTGCAAGTGCTGGAGGATGCGCAACACAAATACACCCTGGCCGAAGTGCGGCAGATGCGCTTTGCCCCGGTGAAAAGCAGCGGAGAATTGAATCTGAGCTATACCCGCTCCAGCTGGTGGCTGAAATTAGAGCTGCAAAACAATAGCACTCAACTTTTGCAGCATGTGTTTGAGCTGGCCAATCCGCGTTTGAATGAAGTCGATTTGTATTGGCTCAACGCGCAGGGCGAAGTGCACAGCTGGCAAAGCGGGGCAGACCGTCCCGCCCTCAAGCGTCCCCTGCCCGGGCGCAAATTCGCGCTGCCCGTCCAACTTGCGCCGCAGGAACAGGCGGTGCTGTATGTGCGCGTGAAAAGCCAGTCATCCATGATCTTGCCGGCATATTTATACCGGCTGCAGGACTACCGCCTGCATCAACGCAATGACCAGATGCGCCAGGGCCTGTTCTATGGCCTGACCTGCGCCATGCTGCTGTTCAATTTGATTATTTACTTCAGCATGCGCGACCGCCTGTATCTGCAATATGTCTTCTTCACCGCGCTCAGCACACTGGCCCTGAGCATACAAAACGGCGTCCTCAGTCACTGGCTGTACCAATACAATATCTGGGGCACACTGGGGGCATACGCCTGGGCCATCGGCTTTGCCATCGTGTTTATGCGCAACCTGCTCAACACCCCTGAAGCAGCCCCGCGCGCCGACCGCCTGTTGCATTATTTGAGCGTCTTCCATTTTGTCGCGCCGCCGCTGTATTGGCTGCTGCTGCAGCAAACCTGGTTCCCGATTTTGCCGCTGAACAATCTGATCAATCTGTTTTCGGTATGCTTCTTTTATGTGGTCGCCCTGTCCCTGGCCATACAAGGACGGCGCAGCGCGATTCTCTACGTTGTCTCATTTTTAATGCTGATCGTCGGCGGCTTTACCGCCACCAGCATGAATATGGGCTTAGTGCCGGTCAACTGGTACACCCTGCATGCGGTGCAAGTTGGCGTCAGCGTCGAAATGATTTTGCTCGCCTTCGCCCTGGCCGACCGCGTGACACGGGCCGCGCGCAGCAAAGAGACGGCGCAAAAAACCGCCCTCAAAGCGCAACAGGAATTGCTCTACAACCTGCAACACAGTGAAAGCCTGCTGGAAAGCCGGGTGCGCGAACGCACCGAGGAATTGAGCAAAAACAACCGCGCCCTGGCGGCGGCGAATGCAGAGTTGAACGCCGCCTACCAAAGCGCGGAAATCGCGCGTCAACAAGCCGAGCAATCGCAACGCGAAGCCACCCGCAGCATGGATGAATTGCGCAGCGCGGAAAACCAGCTGGTGCAATCAGAAAAAATGGCGGCGCTGGGTCAATTGGTGGCCGGCGTGGCGCACGAAATCAACGCCCCGATCAGCACCATCAAATCCTGCGGCAAAAATATCGCCGATGCGCTGGAACAGGCGATGGACGCGTTTCCACAGATTTTCAACGCCCTCTCGCCGCAAGACTCGCGCCTGTATATGCGCTTGCTGTACTGCGCGCAGCAAATCGGTCAACAGCGCTCGACCCGCACCGAACGCGCCCTCACGCGCGACATCACGCGCCGCCTGCAGGAACTGGAATTGCCCGATGCCCGCCACAAAGCCGGCATCCTGGTGCAACTGCATGCGCACGAAGATATAGAACAATATCTGCCCCTGCTCAAACACAGCCATGCCGACTTGCTGCTGGAATCAGCGCAAAGCATGATCACCGTGCTCAGCAGCGTGCAATACATCAATCAGGCCGCCGACCAGGTCAGCAAAGTGATTCACGCCCTGAAATCCTTCACCCATTTCGACCCGAATGAAACGCCGCAAAGCATACAACTGCAAGACAGCCTGGAAACCGTCTTGACGATTTTCCATAATCAGCTGGCGTTTGATATTGATGTGGTGCGCGAATTTGCCCCGATTGCGCCGCTGCCCTGCCTGCCCGACGCGCTGGCGCAAGTCTGGAGCGAACTCTTGCGTAACGCCTTGCATGCCTTGCAAGACACGCCGCACAAACGCTTACAGCTGACCATACGCCAGGCCGGCAATGAGGCGCAGGTCATCATTTCCGACAACGGGCACGGCATGGATGAAGCAACCCGGCAAAAAATGTTTGACGCCTTTTTCACCACCAGTGAAGAACATGGCGGACTGGGCCTGCATGTGGTCAAACGCATCATCGACAAACACAATGGGCGCATCGAAGTCAGCAGCGAACCGGGCTGTGGAACCACGATCACCGTCAGCCTGCCCTATCCCGCGCTGTGAAAGCCGCATCGTGTACAATCAAAGGTTTCAGGCCGCCCGGCCCAACCTGCACGCTAGCACAACACCATGAAACGACATGTAACCCTGACCGGCATCACCCCGTCCGGCACTCCGCATCTGGGCAATTACCTGGGCGCCATGCGCCCTGCAATTGAAAAAACCCGCACCGACGCCAATTCCGAGTTCTTTTACTTCCTGGCCGATTACCATTCCCTGATCAAATCGCAGGATTTTGACCGCATCCGCCAATCCAGCATCGAAGTCGCCGCCTCCTGGCTGGCGGCGGGCCTGGACCCAGAACAAGTCAAAATTTACCGTCAGTCCGACTTGATTGAAACTGCGGAATTGAACTGGATTTTGAGCTGCGTCGCGCCCAAGGGCCTGCTCAACCGCGCCCACGCCTACAAAGCGATCCGTGACGACAATGTGGAAAACGGACGTGACGAGGATTTCAACGTCACCATGGGGCTGTACTGCTACCCGGTATTGATGACGGCTGACATTATTTTGTTTGACGCCAAATATGTGCCGGTCGGCGCCGACCAGGTGCAACATCTGGAAATCGCGCGCGATATCGTCGGCTCCTTCAACTACCGCTATGGCGAAACCTTTGTGCTGCCCGAAGCCCTGGTGGGCGATGGCAAATTGCTGACCGGCTTA includes:
- the trpS gene encoding tryptophan--tRNA ligase → MKRHVTLTGITPSGTPHLGNYLGAMRPAIEKTRTDANSEFFYFLADYHSLIKSQDFDRIRQSSIEVAASWLAAGLDPEQVKIYRQSDLIETAELNWILSCVAPKGLLNRAHAYKAIRDDNVENGRDEDFNVTMGLYCYPVLMTADIILFDAKYVPVGADQVQHLEIARDIVGSFNYRYGETFVLPEALVGDGKLLTGLDGRKMSKSYNNAIELYCPEKQLKKDIMKIKTNSQLPGEPKNPDESILFEYFAAFGQPDEVANMRQAFLDGIGWGDAKEKLFQLVNRELAPEREKYQYYISHPGEIEDILLAGADKVKPLAKAKMEEVRNKVGIRAFR
- a CDS encoding 7TM diverse intracellular signaling domain-containing protein — encoded protein: MSRAWGQWLWHLCRLILTAGLCLRPALAVPFDASRLEMHIEAPAQSLTPWLQVLEDAQHKYTLAEVRQMRFAPVKSSGELNLSYTRSSWWLKLELQNNSTQLLQHVFELANPRLNEVDLYWLNAQGEVHSWQSGADRPALKRPLPGRKFALPVQLAPQEQAVLYVRVKSQSSMILPAYLYRLQDYRLHQRNDQMRQGLFYGLTCAMLLFNLIIYFSMRDRLYLQYVFFTALSTLALSIQNGVLSHWLYQYNIWGTLGAYAWAIGFAIVFMRNLLNTPEAAPRADRLLHYLSVFHFVAPPLYWLLLQQTWFPILPLNNLINLFSVCFFYVVALSLAIQGRRSAILYVVSFLMLIVGGFTATSMNMGLVPVNWYTLHAVQVGVSVEMILLAFALADRVTRAARSKETAQKTALKAQQELLYNLQHSESLLESRVRERTEELSKNNRALAAANAELNAAYQSAEIARQQAEQSQREATRSMDELRSAENQLVQSEKMAALGQLVAGVAHEINAPISTIKSCGKNIADALEQAMDAFPQIFNALSPQDSRLYMRLLYCAQQIGQQRSTRTERALTRDITRRLQELELPDARHKAGILVQLHAHEDIEQYLPLLKHSHADLLLESAQSMITVLSSVQYINQAADQVSKVIHALKSFTHFDPNETPQSIQLQDSLETVLTIFHNQLAFDIDVVREFAPIAPLPCLPDALAQVWSELLRNALHALQDTPHKRLQLTIRQAGNEAQVIISDNGHGMDEATRQKMFDAFFTTSEEHGGLGLHVVKRIIDKHNGRIEVSSEPGCGTTITVSLPYPAL